Sequence from the Candidatus Woesearchaeota archaeon genome:
CTATTGATGAAAACAAAACAGTCGAAGAAGCGCTGCAACTCATGGAATCAGCAGGCATCAAAGGATTGCTTGTGGTGAACTATGAGCGAAAATTTTCTGGCATCTTAACACAACGCGACATTCTTTTTGAAAACAATTTTTCCAGATTGATTAAAGAAGTGATGACGCCAAAAGAAAAAGCAATCACTGCGCCTGTGGGCATGAGAAGAAGCGAAGCAAAAGAAATTATGCACAAACACAAAATTGAGAAACTTCCCCTTCTTGACGCTGATGGGTTTGTTCGTGGCTTAATCACCGCAAAAGATATTCTTGACACATATAGATACAAAGAGGCGAGCAGAGACGCAAAAGGTCGCTTGCTTGTCGGCGCAGCTGTCGGCGTCAAAGAAGGTTACTTGCAGCGCGTGGACGCATTATTGCGCGAAGGCACTGATGTCATTGTTGTGGATATTGCTCATGGGCATAGTGATCTTGCATTGAATACTGTTCGTGGCATCAAAGAACGCTACCCTGCTGTGCAGCTTATCGCAGGCAATGTCGCAACAGCCGCTGGCTGCGAAGCACTCATCAAAGCAGGCGCTGACGCAATCAAAGTTGGTGTTGGTCCTGGCGCTGGCTGCATCACTCGCGTTGTCGCCGGCTCTGGAGTTCCTCAACTCACTGCTGTTCTTGACGCTGTTTCTGTCGCACGGCATTATGGCATTCCAATTATAGCAGATGGCGGCATTAAAAACAGCGGTGACATCGCAAAAGCACTCGCTGCTGGCGCCGCAACAGTAATGTGCGGGAGCATTTTCGCAGGCACTGACGAAAGTCCTGGCAACATTGTTTTGCGTCATGGACGACGCTATAAAGAATATCGCGGCAGCGCAAGCGC
This genomic interval carries:
- the guaB gene encoding IMP dehydrogenase — encoded protein: MDIPLGLSYDDVLLVPKHSHVSSRKETSLMTQLTKSIQLNVPLVAANMDTVTESKMAIAMARHGGIGIIHQFMTLEEQCKEIRRVKRSTSYVIDEPLTIDENKTVEEALQLMESAGIKGLLVVNYERKFSGILTQRDILFENNFSRLIKEVMTPKEKAITAPVGMRRSEAKEIMHKHKIEKLPLLDADGFVRGLITAKDILDTYRYKEASRDAKGRLLVGAAVGVKEGYLQRVDALLREGTDVIVVDIAHGHSDLALNTVRGIKERYPAVQLIAGNVATAAGCEALIKAGADAIKVGVGPGAGCITRVVAGSGVPQLTAVLDAVSVARHYGIPIIADGGIKNSGDIAKALAAGAATVMCGSIFAGTDESPGNIVLRHGRRYKEYRGSASAEANHARRERETGKIIKDKLEYNPEGVAGYVAYKGSVTEVISELVNGLRSGVSYCGAATISEMQQNASFVRITSAGMRESKPHDIEEK